In Synechococcus sp. KORDI-52, one genomic interval encodes:
- a CDS encoding TVP38/TMEM64 family protein translates to MIVLIQSWLVDLLDLLRTPFGALLFIPIYALWVTLLLPGVWASMLAGVLYGPWLGSAVVFFAACLGAEVVFLLGRHWLQGWVRQRLTQWPKLHAVEQAVNQEGLKLVLLTRLSPAFPFSLLNLAYGLSAVSLRDYSIGLIGILPGTVLFCGLGALAGDVARFNDVLAGEADGFTWGLRVMGVVATLAVVWLVGRAARQALDDGSGG, encoded by the coding sequence TTGATTGTGCTGATTCAGTCTTGGCTTGTGGATCTGCTGGATCTTTTGCGCACTCCGTTTGGAGCGCTTCTTTTCATTCCGATCTATGCCTTGTGGGTCACTCTGCTGCTGCCGGGTGTCTGGGCTTCGATGCTGGCGGGGGTTTTGTATGGGCCTTGGCTTGGTAGCGCCGTTGTCTTCTTCGCTGCCTGCCTGGGGGCTGAAGTGGTGTTCCTGTTAGGTCGTCACTGGTTGCAGGGTTGGGTGCGCCAGCGGCTGACGCAATGGCCGAAGCTTCATGCAGTTGAGCAGGCTGTAAATCAGGAAGGCTTGAAGTTGGTTCTGTTGACCCGCTTGTCACCCGCCTTTCCCTTCTCGTTGCTGAATCTGGCCTATGGCCTCAGCGCTGTGTCCTTACGGGATTACAGTATTGGCTTGATCGGGATTCTTCCGGGCACGGTTCTGTTTTGCGGGCTCGGCGCCCTGGCCGGTGACGTTGCGCGATTTAATGATGTCCTTGCCGGTGAGGCTGATGGCTTCACCTGGGGTCTTCGTGTGATGGGTGTCGTGGCCACCTTGGCGGTGGTCTGGCTGGTTGGTCGTGCCGCCCGTCAGGCCCTTGATGATGGTTCCGGGGGTTGA
- a CDS encoding bifunctional diguanylate cyclase/phosphodiesterase — MIRHNINIKQLSVRCKNFIWRSTPFTIPIVCLSIAAIGSDAWLGHQLQKKQKIDFQNVINRIAIQLENPVLLKDYANIDNNLINLLRENPSITCLVVTDNKGKSLSIATRTSRDQKPEVIYNRVPAECSLEDMPTDVADIKKENFTGRALISNRDIQLGTLTGHSLGSGDDRKNLRNIELVLFSAFGTIFIPTFGALALTSRNQLKREKEKLSKISSLIDDLEEAQLRTRSAFEGTNDGWWEWEISNDRSILSLKMRMLLEISASTTALMQQHQPSEANEWWKQFIAPEDHRRFRKFLNNVSNQTCNLETNSTIGTEIKAVKTRSKKECFLKIEAVVTEAINQKPSVVALVANDITREKEQQKSIQHLAFHDTLTGLMNRSAFEEEISRSTKGLLRKEYRLAVFMIDVDNFKFLNDSHGHTTGDQFLIEFANRLKSCVRPTDFLARLGGDEFVIITRFPMEDSSLVMERVKAMGEKLLLRLTHPYQLEACRSNNTCSIGICLDSPNSESASTLLDKADIALYKAKEIGRNRYFIYEKGMASAIMSKANTSEKLRDMIETGETGLLLQPIVELSGGNALSHHPTVVGHEALFRCPALKKPIPYLIECAEESGIIGLLTTSILDNIKSKIKEQSPGNKTYISINISPLQFLEPNFPDTFTRNLEDRSINPGLIRIEITETALLQDLQTTKTHMSKLKDHGVSFYLDDFGTGYSSIELLRKLPFSCLKLDRSYTKNLNKESGSELVKSIIDMSKAFNMFLIGEGVETFEQKRILESLGCEYAQGYLFNADGSCRQN; from the coding sequence ATGATTCGCCATAATATAAACATCAAACAGCTATCTGTTAGATGCAAAAATTTTATCTGGAGATCAACTCCATTTACAATACCAATCGTTTGCCTTTCAATCGCCGCAATCGGATCTGATGCGTGGCTTGGACATCAATTGCAAAAAAAGCAAAAAATTGACTTTCAGAATGTAATCAATAGAATCGCAATACAACTTGAAAACCCAGTATTGCTAAAAGATTACGCGAATATCGACAATAATCTCATCAACCTTCTGCGAGAAAATCCGAGCATCACCTGCCTTGTCGTCACAGACAACAAGGGCAAGAGCTTGTCAATAGCCACTCGAACCAGTAGAGATCAAAAACCAGAGGTAATCTACAACAGGGTTCCCGCGGAATGCAGTCTTGAAGACATGCCCACCGACGTTGCAGACATTAAAAAAGAGAATTTCACAGGGCGGGCCTTGATCAGCAACCGGGATATTCAATTGGGAACACTGACTGGACATTCACTCGGAAGCGGAGACGATCGCAAAAACCTGAGAAATATTGAGTTGGTTTTGTTCAGTGCATTTGGGACAATTTTTATCCCAACTTTTGGAGCACTTGCTCTAACCAGCAGGAACCAGCTAAAACGTGAAAAAGAGAAGCTTTCAAAGATATCAAGCTTGATCGATGATCTTGAGGAAGCGCAGTTACGCACGCGCTCAGCCTTTGAAGGCACCAATGACGGATGGTGGGAGTGGGAGATCAGCAATGACCGATCGATACTCTCGCTAAAGATGAGAATGTTGCTGGAGATCTCTGCAAGCACGACGGCACTGATGCAGCAACATCAACCGAGCGAGGCAAATGAATGGTGGAAACAGTTTATAGCACCAGAGGATCACAGAAGATTTCGAAAATTTCTCAACAATGTGAGTAATCAAACTTGCAATCTAGAAACCAACTCAACCATAGGGACAGAAATTAAAGCCGTTAAAACAAGATCAAAAAAGGAATGCTTCCTAAAGATAGAAGCCGTCGTCACTGAGGCCATTAATCAAAAACCCAGCGTCGTTGCCCTTGTGGCCAATGATATTACTCGCGAGAAAGAGCAACAAAAAAGCATCCAACACCTTGCATTCCACGACACACTTACAGGCTTAATGAACCGTTCCGCTTTTGAGGAGGAAATCTCTAGATCAACGAAAGGATTGCTGCGAAAAGAGTATCGACTTGCTGTTTTCATGATCGACGTTGATAACTTTAAATTTTTAAATGACTCCCATGGCCACACCACGGGAGATCAATTCCTCATTGAATTTGCCAATCGCCTCAAGTCATGTGTGCGCCCTACTGACTTTCTCGCCCGACTTGGAGGCGATGAATTCGTTATCATCACACGCTTTCCTATGGAAGATTCATCCTTGGTGATGGAGAGGGTGAAAGCAATGGGAGAAAAATTGCTTTTACGACTTACTCATCCCTATCAACTTGAAGCATGCAGATCCAACAACACCTGCAGCATCGGAATTTGCTTGGATAGCCCCAATTCAGAATCTGCATCAACACTTTTAGATAAAGCCGATATAGCTCTGTATAAGGCCAAAGAAATCGGCCGCAACCGTTATTTCATTTACGAGAAAGGAATGGCATCGGCCATTATGTCAAAAGCAAATACGTCCGAAAAATTAAGAGACATGATTGAAACGGGAGAAACTGGATTGCTCCTACAACCGATTGTCGAACTTTCGGGTGGAAATGCTTTAAGTCATCACCCAACCGTTGTGGGACATGAAGCTCTGTTTCGATGCCCAGCACTCAAAAAGCCGATTCCCTATCTAATTGAATGCGCAGAAGAATCAGGCATTATCGGTCTGCTCACAACATCAATCCTTGACAATATCAAGAGCAAGATTAAAGAGCAAAGCCCTGGCAACAAGACCTACATATCAATCAACATCAGCCCACTTCAATTCCTGGAACCAAACTTTCCTGACACTTTCACCAGAAACCTGGAAGATCGTTCGATCAACCCTGGGTTGATCCGCATCGAAATCACAGAAACAGCACTCCTTCAGGATCTGCAAACCACGAAGACACATATGTCAAAATTAAAAGACCATGGAGTCAGCTTTTATCTTGATGACTTCGGAACGGGATATTCGTCAATCGAGCTTTTGAGGAAATTACCATTTAGCTGCCTAAAACTTGATCGCTCATACACAAAAAATTTAAACAAAGAGTCAGGGAGTGAATTGGTCAAATCAATTATCGACATGTCCAAAGCCTTCAACATGTTTCTCATCGGAGAAGGAGTTGAGACATTCGAGCAGAAACGCATTCTCGAATCATTGGGATGCGAATATGCACAGGGCTACCTCTTCAATGCAGACGGCAGCTGCCGACAAAATTAA
- a CDS encoding ABC-2 family transporter protein yields the protein MRIFGLNRRIIRVLLGSQYAHMLEYRAEIALWALSGVLPFIMLSVWSGSDARSGLGLDGVALDRYFLSAFLVRQFSVVWVVYAFEEDALLGRLSPYLLQPLHPLWRYVASHLGEQLTRLPFAALIAAVFFAVQPQAFWLPSLEGVLMAWIATWMAFAIAFLFQSLIAALCFWSEKASALERLQFIPFVFLSGLLAPLTAFPPAVRAVAQWTPFPYLIDFPARVLAGQPVDLLAGFGAQLAWIALLLPLVLLLWRAGVRRYSAMGA from the coding sequence ATGCGGATCTTCGGCCTGAACCGGCGGATCATCCGGGTGCTGCTGGGCTCCCAGTACGCCCACATGCTCGAGTACCGGGCCGAGATTGCTCTCTGGGCTCTCTCCGGTGTGTTGCCGTTCATCATGCTCAGCGTCTGGAGTGGCAGCGATGCGCGCTCGGGGCTGGGGCTGGATGGGGTGGCCCTGGATCGCTATTTCCTCAGCGCTTTTCTGGTGCGCCAGTTCTCGGTGGTGTGGGTGGTCTATGCCTTTGAGGAAGACGCTCTTCTCGGCCGGCTTTCGCCCTATCTGCTGCAACCACTGCACCCACTCTGGCGTTATGTGGCGTCTCACCTGGGTGAGCAGCTCACCCGTCTGCCCTTCGCGGCCCTGATCGCTGCGGTGTTCTTTGCGGTGCAGCCCCAGGCCTTCTGGTTGCCGTCGTTGGAGGGCGTCCTGATGGCCTGGATCGCCACCTGGATGGCCTTTGCCATTGCCTTCCTGTTCCAGAGTCTGATTGCGGCCCTGTGCTTCTGGAGTGAAAAGGCCAGTGCCCTGGAGAGGCTCCAGTTCATTCCGTTTGTTTTTCTCTCTGGCTTGTTGGCGCCGCTCACGGCCTTCCCTCCGGCGGTGCGGGCTGTGGCCCAGTGGACACCGTTTCCGTATCTGATCGACTTTCCGGCTCGGGTGCTGGCGGGCCAGCCGGTGGATCTGCTGGCGGGCTTCGGGGCGCAGCTGGCTTGGATTGCCCTGTTGTTGCCGCTTGTGCTGCTGCTTTGGCGGGCCGGGGTGCGGCGCTACAGCGCCATGGGGGCCTGA
- a CDS encoding ATP-binding cassette domain-containing protein translates to MIQVEGLSKIYRVAEKQPGLAGTLRHFIRRCTRDVTAVQDVSFRIEPGEMVGFLGANGAGKTTTLKMLCGLIHPSAGEVQVAGHRPQRRQADFLRRITLVMGQKQQLLWDLPPMDSLRVNAAVYGIPDGVARRRINELADLLELGEELTRPVRKLSLGQRMKAELLAALLHEPEVLFLDEPTLGLDVNAQARVRQFLAEYNRRTGATVLLTSHYMADITALCSRVLLIHQGRLFHDGPLEALADQLAPEREVRLELESPVAPEALAGLGRLELMEGCDVRLLVPRDQLTAVVAQLLDRFAVRDLDVTDPPIEELIGGLFRQGRV, encoded by the coding sequence GTGATTCAGGTTGAGGGGCTGAGCAAGATTTACCGGGTTGCCGAGAAGCAGCCCGGCTTGGCCGGCACCCTGCGCCATTTCATCCGCCGCTGCACCCGGGACGTCACCGCGGTGCAGGACGTTTCCTTCCGGATTGAACCTGGGGAGATGGTGGGCTTTCTCGGTGCCAACGGCGCCGGTAAAACGACCACGCTCAAGATGCTCTGCGGCCTGATTCACCCCAGTGCCGGGGAGGTTCAGGTGGCCGGGCATCGGCCCCAGCGCCGGCAGGCGGACTTTCTGCGCCGGATCACCCTGGTGATGGGGCAGAAGCAGCAGCTGCTCTGGGACTTGCCGCCGATGGATTCGCTGCGGGTGAATGCGGCCGTCTACGGCATCCCCGATGGCGTGGCTCGGCGGCGGATCAACGAGTTGGCAGACCTGCTGGAGCTGGGGGAGGAGCTCACCCGGCCGGTGCGCAAGCTTTCCCTGGGCCAGCGGATGAAGGCCGAGCTGTTGGCGGCACTGCTGCACGAGCCGGAGGTGCTGTTCCTCGATGAACCGACCCTGGGGTTGGATGTGAATGCTCAGGCCCGGGTGCGTCAGTTTCTGGCGGAGTACAACCGCCGCACGGGGGCAACGGTGCTGCTTACCAGCCATTACATGGCTGACATCACGGCGTTGTGCTCTCGGGTGCTGTTGATTCATCAGGGGCGGTTGTTCCACGACGGCCCCCTCGAGGCGCTGGCTGATCAGCTGGCGCCGGAGCGGGAGGTGCGGTTGGAGTTGGAGTCGCCGGTGGCGCCTGAAGCCTTGGCTGGTTTGGGACGGTTGGAGTTGATGGAGGGGTGTGACGTGCGGCTGTTGGTGCCCCGCGATCAGCTCACGGCCGTGGTGGCCCAGCTGCTGGATCGTTTTGCAGTGCGCGATCTGGACGTGACCGATCCGCCGATTGAGGAACTGATCGGTGGCCTGTTCCGCCAGGGGCGCGTCTGA
- a CDS encoding ABC transporter permease: protein MRRYWRTLCRFWGTAVAVQLEYQVNVLIELLAVVMSLSGSLFLLSLFYGSNQTLGGWSWAQALMVQGLYTVFDGMASTWLRPNLGAIVTHVREGTLDFVLLKPIDSQFWLSLRTLSPAGLPEICLGLGLLLWGSRQAAVEFSLSSVFIVLVMLLAGGLILYSLWFLIAATSIWFVKTWNATEVLRTLLSSGRYPLTAYPPTLRLVFTVVLPVAFLTTVPAQVLLGEAAVPMVLTGLGLAVMFFAAARTFWLFALRSYTSASS, encoded by the coding sequence ATGAGGCGGTACTGGCGAACCCTGTGTCGCTTCTGGGGCACAGCCGTGGCGGTGCAGTTGGAATATCAGGTCAACGTCTTGATCGAGCTGCTGGCGGTTGTGATGAGCCTCAGCGGCAGCCTGTTTCTGCTTTCGTTGTTCTATGGCTCCAATCAGACGTTGGGGGGCTGGAGCTGGGCCCAGGCCCTGATGGTGCAAGGGCTTTATACGGTGTTCGACGGCATGGCCAGCACCTGGCTGCGCCCCAACCTCGGCGCGATCGTCACCCACGTGCGCGAGGGCACCCTGGATTTCGTGCTGCTCAAGCCGATCGACAGCCAATTCTGGTTGTCGCTTCGTACGCTGTCCCCAGCGGGGTTGCCGGAAATCTGCCTGGGGCTTGGGCTCCTGCTCTGGGGCAGTCGCCAGGCCGCTGTGGAGTTCAGCCTGTCCTCCGTTTTCATCGTGCTGGTGATGCTGCTGGCCGGAGGCTTGATCCTCTATTCGCTCTGGTTTCTGATCGCTGCCACCAGCATCTGGTTCGTCAAAACCTGGAATGCCACCGAGGTGTTGCGGACGCTGTTGTCCTCCGGCCGTTATCCCCTCACCGCCTATCCACCAACCCTGCGCCTTGTGTTCACTGTGGTGCTGCCAGTGGCGTTTCTCACCACGGTGCCTGCCCAGGTGTTGCTCGGCGAGGCCGCCGTTCCGATGGTGTTGACTGGCTTGGGCTTGGCAGTGATGTTTTTTGCAGCGGCGCGGACTTTTTGGTTGTTTGCCCTGCGCTCATACACCTCAGCATCCAGTTGA
- a CDS encoding valine--tRNA ligase, giving the protein MPELAKTYDPVGTEARWQQAWEEQGAFHPDPKAPGEPFSVVIPPPNVTGSLHMGHAFNTALIDTIVRYQRLAGKNVLCLPGTDHASIAVQTILEKQLKEECKTRHDLGRDAFLERAWEWKAESGGRIVGQLRRLGYSVDWKRQRFTLDEGLSEAVKEAFVRLHEQGLIYRGEYLVNWCPASGSAVSDLEVEMKEVDGHLWHFRYPLSSGDGYLEVATTRPETMLGDTAVAVNPTDERYAHLVGQTLTLPFVGREIPIVADDHVEKEFGTGCVKVTPAHDPNDFAIGQRHGLPQITVMRKNGTMNKEAGQFEGLDRFEARKAVVAGLEELGLLVKVEDYRHSVPYSDRGKVPVEPLLSTQWFVKTEPLAARCREALEKQDPRFIPERWEKVYRDWLTDIRDWCISRQLWWGHRIPAWFVISETGGKYTDTTPYVVARNEAEALEKAKAEYGAAAEIEQDEDVLDTWFSSGLWPFSTLGWPDADSADLQRWYPTSTLVTGFDIIFFWVARMTMMAGAFTGEMPFQDVYIHGLVRDEQNRKMSKSAGNGIDPLLLIDRYGTDALRFALVREVAGAGQDIRLDYDRKKDTSATVEASRNFANKLWNATRFALMNLGGETPAQLGDPDPAALQLADRWILSRLARVNRETAERYSSYGLGEAAKGLYEFAWNDVCDWYLELSKRRLNPGENPSAEALADQRVAKQVLAKVISQMHLMLHPLMPHLTEELWHSVTGEPETTFLALQPWPALDESALDDALEASFAELIGAIRVVRNLRAVAGLKPSQSVPVRFVTGRGELAAVLTKGKADITALTRAESVAVMAEAEADAAPVAKALAGVSGELQVLLPIEGLVDLDALKGRLEKDIAKAEKEIKGLAGRLGNPNFADKAPPEVVAECQANLDEKQAQADLARKRLADLS; this is encoded by the coding sequence GTGCCCGAACTGGCGAAGACCTACGACCCGGTTGGCACGGAGGCCCGTTGGCAGCAGGCCTGGGAGGAGCAGGGGGCGTTCCATCCCGACCCGAAGGCCCCCGGTGAGCCGTTCTCGGTGGTGATCCCGCCGCCGAACGTCACCGGCAGCCTGCACATGGGCCATGCCTTCAACACGGCCCTGATCGACACGATCGTGCGCTACCAGCGCTTGGCGGGGAAAAACGTGCTCTGCCTGCCCGGCACCGATCACGCTTCGATTGCGGTGCAGACGATCCTCGAAAAGCAGCTGAAGGAAGAGTGCAAGACCCGCCACGATCTCGGCCGTGATGCCTTCCTGGAGCGGGCTTGGGAATGGAAGGCCGAAAGCGGTGGCCGCATCGTGGGCCAGCTGCGGCGGTTGGGGTATTCCGTTGATTGGAAGCGCCAGCGCTTCACCTTGGATGAGGGCCTGAGTGAGGCGGTGAAGGAGGCCTTCGTGCGGCTGCACGAGCAGGGGCTGATTTACCGCGGTGAGTACCTGGTGAACTGGTGCCCCGCCTCCGGTTCGGCGGTGAGCGATCTGGAGGTGGAGATGAAGGAGGTGGACGGCCACCTCTGGCATTTCCGCTATCCGCTGAGCAGCGGCGACGGCTACCTGGAGGTGGCCACAACCCGTCCCGAAACAATGCTGGGCGACACGGCGGTGGCGGTGAACCCCACCGACGAGCGCTACGCCCACCTGGTGGGCCAGACCCTCACACTGCCGTTCGTGGGTCGGGAGATCCCGATCGTGGCCGACGACCACGTGGAGAAGGAGTTCGGCACCGGCTGCGTCAAGGTGACGCCGGCCCACGACCCCAACGATTTCGCCATCGGCCAGCGCCACGGTCTGCCCCAGATCACGGTGATGCGCAAGAACGGCACCATGAACAAGGAGGCCGGCCAGTTCGAGGGGCTGGATCGCTTCGAGGCCCGCAAGGCCGTGGTGGCTGGCCTGGAGGAGCTTGGACTGCTGGTGAAGGTGGAGGACTACCGCCACAGCGTTCCCTATTCCGATCGCGGCAAGGTGCCTGTGGAGCCGCTGCTCTCCACCCAGTGGTTTGTCAAAACCGAGCCTTTGGCGGCCCGCTGCCGTGAGGCCCTCGAGAAGCAGGACCCCCGCTTCATCCCCGAGCGCTGGGAGAAGGTTTATCGCGACTGGCTTACCGACATCCGCGACTGGTGCATCAGCCGCCAGCTCTGGTGGGGCCATCGCATCCCCGCCTGGTTCGTGATCAGCGAGACCGGTGGCAAGTACACCGACACCACGCCCTATGTGGTGGCCCGCAACGAAGCCGAAGCCTTGGAGAAGGCCAAGGCGGAGTACGGCGCGGCGGCGGAGATCGAGCAGGACGAAGACGTGCTCGACACTTGGTTTTCCAGTGGCCTCTGGCCCTTCTCCACCCTGGGTTGGCCCGATGCTGACAGCGCTGACCTGCAGCGCTGGTACCCCACCAGCACCCTGGTGACGGGCTTCGACATCATCTTTTTCTGGGTGGCCCGGATGACGATGATGGCCGGCGCCTTCACCGGCGAGATGCCCTTCCAGGACGTCTACATCCACGGCCTGGTGCGGGATGAGCAGAACCGCAAGATGAGCAAAAGCGCCGGCAATGGCATCGATCCGCTGCTGCTGATCGACCGCTACGGCACCGATGCCCTGCGTTTCGCCCTGGTGCGGGAGGTGGCCGGTGCGGGTCAGGACATCCGCCTGGATTACGACCGCAAGAAGGACACCTCCGCCACGGTGGAGGCTTCGCGCAACTTCGCCAACAAGCTCTGGAACGCCACCCGTTTCGCTCTGATGAACCTGGGCGGCGAAACGCCGGCCCAACTCGGGGATCCCGACCCCGCAGCCCTGCAGCTGGCGGACCGCTGGATCCTCTCTCGCCTGGCCCGGGTGAACCGGGAGACGGCCGAGCGCTACAGCAGCTACGGCCTCGGTGAAGCGGCCAAAGGGCTCTATGAGTTCGCCTGGAACGACGTCTGCGATTGGTATCTGGAGCTGAGCAAGCGCCGGCTCAACCCCGGTGAGAACCCCTCAGCCGAGGCCCTGGCTGATCAGCGGGTGGCCAAGCAGGTGCTGGCCAAGGTGATTAGCCAGATGCATCTGATGCTGCACCCGTTGATGCCCCACCTCACCGAGGAGCTCTGGCACAGCGTCACCGGCGAGCCGGAGACCACCTTCCTGGCCCTGCAGCCCTGGCCGGCCCTGGATGAAAGTGCTCTGGATGATGCGTTGGAAGCCTCCTTCGCTGAGCTGATCGGCGCCATCCGTGTGGTGCGCAACCTGCGGGCGGTGGCGGGCCTTAAGCCCTCGCAATCGGTGCCGGTGCGCTTCGTCACCGGCCGCGGCGAACTGGCGGCTGTGCTCACCAAGGGCAAGGCCGACATCACGGCGCTGACCCGGGCGGAGTCCGTGGCGGTGATGGCGGAGGCGGAGGCTGATGCGGCTCCAGTGGCCAAGGCCCTGGCGGGGGTGAGCGGTGAGCTGCAGGTGCTGCTGCCGATCGAAGGGCTTGTGGATCTCGATGCGCTCAAGGGCCGCCTGGAGAAAGACATCGCCAAGGCCGAGAAGGAGATTAAGGGCCTGGCGGGCCGGCTGGGCAACCCCAACTTCGCCGACAAGGCGCCGCCGGAGGTGGTGGCGGAATGCCAGGCCAACCTTGATGAGAAGCAGGCCCAGGCCGATCTGGCTCGCAAGCGCTTGGCGGATCTGAGCTGA
- a CDS encoding phosphate/phosphite/phosphonate ABC transporter substrate-binding protein, with amino-acid sequence MKIVLSLIVLLALLSCKSNNSQPTHEQLSSKTKKDTFIKQQDCAGSSSTQAQRRIFAAIPRLTASDIHSIYWPLLTKIGQQTNVCFEIKHHKSNVDYLAAIEAEEIDYTFMCPFQQSKHNDKYEPIIRDEKSHIKGIIVANKSSGIKQLSDIENETFVAPFGTAFGASLLNKSYLDINGIDLPVRYVKTHQNVYRIVATDPSIIGGGVFLTYQREDENLRSQLTIIAETLEFPAHPFSASTKLPNSEVQDIQQAWLNLRQDDRHASMLRSAQLTHPIPANYTRDYASIKELNLQQYLQ; translated from the coding sequence TTGAAAATAGTTCTTTCATTGATCGTTTTGCTTGCCCTTTTAAGTTGCAAGTCGAACAACTCTCAGCCGACACATGAGCAACTCTCATCCAAGACCAAAAAAGACACCTTCATCAAACAGCAGGACTGCGCTGGCAGTTCATCAACTCAAGCCCAACGACGAATATTTGCGGCAATTCCCCGATTAACGGCATCAGATATACATTCAATATATTGGCCACTTTTGACCAAAATAGGGCAACAAACAAATGTTTGCTTTGAGATCAAGCATCACAAATCGAATGTAGACTATCTAGCCGCCATTGAAGCCGAAGAAATTGATTACACTTTCATGTGCCCTTTTCAACAATCAAAGCATAATGACAAATATGAACCCATCATAAGAGACGAGAAAAGCCACATCAAGGGAATCATTGTGGCGAACAAAAGCAGCGGAATTAAACAGTTAAGCGACATAGAAAATGAAACATTTGTAGCACCTTTTGGCACCGCCTTTGGAGCATCACTGCTGAATAAGAGCTATCTCGACATCAATGGCATTGATTTACCAGTCCGCTATGTCAAAACGCATCAGAATGTATACCGAATCGTAGCCACTGATCCAAGCATCATTGGAGGCGGAGTGTTCTTGACATACCAGCGCGAAGACGAGAATCTTCGATCACAATTAACAATTATTGCCGAAACCCTGGAATTTCCAGCACACCCATTCTCAGCATCCACAAAACTTCCAAACAGTGAAGTTCAAGACATCCAACAAGCCTGGCTCAACCTAAGACAAGACGATAGGCATGCCTCAATGCTGAGGAGTGCACAACTAACTCATCCAATTCCAGCGAATTACACAAGAGACTACGCAAGCATAAAAGAGCTTAATCTGCAACAATATCTCCAATGA